One stretch of Streptomyces sp. R21 DNA includes these proteins:
- a CDS encoding NADPH-dependent F420 reductase produces the protein MKITVIGTGAIGGNLAAKLSAAGHDVQVADARGPEAVRAEVLETGARAAELADAVQGRDVIVLAIPFGVAGKLAGLFASVPAETVVVDTSNYYPHLNGQIEAVDNGAVESVWNAEQLGRPVVKAWNAALAETQRTRGVPAGTPNRIAIPVAGDSEEARRVAMRLVDDTGFDPYDTGTLADSWRQQPNSPAYCTELTLDKLPAALAAADRVKDARIRDSVPERLATLPAMATLEDVVEMNRAAHR, from the coding sequence ATGAAAATTACCGTCATAGGCACCGGTGCCATCGGCGGAAACCTCGCTGCCAAGCTCAGCGCAGCCGGGCACGACGTCCAGGTGGCCGACGCCCGGGGCCCGGAGGCCGTCCGGGCGGAAGTACTGGAGACCGGGGCCCGCGCGGCGGAGCTCGCCGACGCCGTCCAGGGCCGGGACGTCATCGTCCTGGCCATCCCCTTCGGGGTGGCGGGAAAGCTGGCGGGACTGTTCGCCTCGGTCCCCGCCGAGACGGTGGTCGTCGACACCTCCAACTACTACCCGCACCTCAACGGGCAGATCGAAGCCGTGGACAACGGCGCGGTCGAGAGCGTGTGGAACGCCGAGCAGCTGGGACGCCCCGTGGTCAAGGCGTGGAACGCCGCCCTTGCCGAAACCCAGCGGACCCGGGGCGTCCCGGCCGGAACGCCCAACCGCATCGCCATTCCCGTCGCCGGCGACTCCGAGGAGGCGCGGCGCGTGGCCATGCGGCTCGTGGACGACACCGGCTTCGACCCCTATGACACCGGCACGCTGGCCGACTCCTGGCGCCAGCAGCCGAACAGCCCCGCTTACTGCACCGAGCTCACCCTCGACAAGCTGCCGGCGGCCCTGGCCGCGGCCGACCGCGTCAAGGACGCCCGCATCCGCGACAGCGTGCCGGAGCGCTTGGCCACCCTCCCGGCCATGGCCACCCTGGAGGACGTCGTCGAGATGAACCGTGCCGCCCACCGCTGA
- a CDS encoding TetR/AcrR family transcriptional regulator — protein MSAGELRGRKPRADVQRNRVALLETAQRHFLQHGVGTSLEAVAKEAGVGPATLYRHFPTREALLAAVLQTRSEELVARQADIDQLGDPAEALEQWLRAMEEYFSAFSGLPDPLMAAARAQEPDNPLTIPCDILITATDQYVQAAQLAGRVRASVRGHDLFLAACSIAWIKGTGTEEDSLDRLRTLIASGYRQRDTQA, from the coding sequence ATGAGCGCCGGTGAACTGCGGGGACGCAAGCCCCGCGCGGACGTCCAGCGCAACCGCGTGGCCCTCCTGGAGACCGCGCAGCGCCACTTCCTGCAGCACGGGGTCGGCACCTCCCTCGAGGCGGTGGCCAAGGAGGCGGGCGTCGGGCCCGCCACCCTGTACCGGCACTTCCCCACCCGGGAGGCGCTGCTGGCGGCTGTGCTGCAGACGCGCTCCGAAGAACTGGTGGCCCGCCAGGCGGACATCGATCAGCTCGGCGACCCCGCCGAGGCGCTGGAACAATGGCTGCGGGCGATGGAGGAGTACTTCAGCGCCTTCAGCGGGCTGCCGGACCCGCTCATGGCCGCGGCCCGGGCGCAGGAGCCGGACAACCCGCTCACGATTCCCTGCGACATCCTCATCACCGCCACCGATCAGTACGTTCAAGCCGCGCAGCTCGCGGGGCGTGTGCGCGCGTCGGTGCGGGGGCACGACTTGTTCCTCGCGGCCTGCTCCATCGCCTGGATCAAGGGCACCGGCACCGAGGAGGATTCGCTCGACAGGCTCCGCACGCTCATCGCGAGCGGCTACCGCCAGCGGGACACCCAGGCATAA
- a CDS encoding DUF4246 domain-containing protein, whose amino-acid sequence MGGPGELTGLSAFPLPFHASRSISFATPRTLRELQMMQCSSLIRAKPGWFDKMNDADIVARWTQEAVAQGLTEAQVRYVLAELLHYAALRDGQTGVEVSAVDGVWQSDTLVDDKLRSRLREAVQVLEQVPETEQDWHPGSDGQVLDLVHPSLFCLVREVSGAPDRAWLNPTDRYSKYEFSEKFQWLPTDVDVSDDGDVDFSSYVNNVHPEIHRELASVLPDLFARMRPLLENVLTDLRHPRPLRIQADPYGWYDSEPEYPDKSSYGDDEAYAEALSAWEEAQENWWENRRPAIPDAPAFTPPELPDESARVDLRGRRLQVIVKLATIHLTPDKPEYPGGSWHVEGMMNERIVSTGIYYWDSENITESRLSFRAALDDPHYEQNDDNGLREVYGLEDEDALNQVLGSTSTPAGRCLAFPNILQHRVGSFRLTDPTRPGYRKILAFFLVDPSEQIVSTSDVPPQQPWSDTSTMTLEQAKNYREQLMQERKFFVNEHNEQLYEREFSLCEH is encoded by the coding sequence CTGGGAGGACCAGGAGAATTGACCGGCCTGTCTGCTTTCCCGCTGCCTTTTCACGCTTCCCGTTCCATATCGTTCGCGACACCCCGAACGCTGCGGGAACTTCAGATGATGCAGTGCAGCTCACTCATCCGGGCGAAGCCGGGGTGGTTCGACAAGATGAACGATGCCGACATTGTCGCCAGGTGGACGCAGGAAGCGGTCGCCCAGGGCCTCACCGAAGCGCAGGTTCGTTACGTGCTTGCCGAACTGCTCCATTACGCCGCGCTGCGGGACGGGCAAACCGGCGTCGAGGTGTCCGCCGTCGACGGAGTGTGGCAGTCGGACACACTGGTCGACGACAAGCTCAGATCCCGGTTGCGCGAGGCGGTTCAGGTTCTGGAACAGGTCCCCGAAACGGAACAGGACTGGCATCCCGGATCCGACGGTCAGGTACTGGATCTGGTTCATCCCTCACTGTTCTGCCTGGTGCGAGAGGTGAGCGGTGCGCCCGACCGGGCTTGGCTGAACCCGACGGACCGCTACTCGAAGTACGAATTCTCGGAGAAGTTCCAGTGGCTGCCCACGGACGTAGACGTCAGTGACGACGGCGATGTCGACTTCAGTTCGTACGTCAACAACGTCCACCCAGAGATTCATCGCGAACTGGCCTCCGTCCTGCCCGACTTGTTCGCGCGCATGCGCCCGCTGCTGGAGAACGTGCTCACCGATCTGCGTCATCCGCGGCCCCTGCGTATCCAGGCCGATCCTTATGGGTGGTACGACTCGGAGCCGGAGTATCCGGACAAATCTTCCTACGGCGATGATGAGGCCTACGCAGAAGCCCTCAGTGCATGGGAAGAGGCCCAGGAGAACTGGTGGGAAAACCGCCGCCCGGCCATCCCGGATGCCCCGGCCTTCACCCCGCCCGAGTTGCCCGACGAATCCGCCCGAGTCGACCTGCGCGGCCGCCGTCTCCAGGTCATCGTCAAGCTCGCCACCATTCACCTCACCCCGGATAAGCCCGAGTACCCCGGCGGTTCCTGGCATGTCGAGGGGATGATGAACGAGCGGATCGTCTCGACCGGCATCTACTACTGGGACAGCGAGAACATCACCGAAAGCCGGCTGAGTTTCCGGGCGGCACTCGACGACCCGCACTACGAACAGAACGACGACAACGGCCTGCGTGAGGTCTACGGCCTGGAGGACGAAGACGCACTGAACCAGGTGCTGGGATCGACATCGACCCCAGCGGGCCGCTGCCTGGCGTTCCCGAACATCCTGCAACACCGCGTCGGTTCATTCCGCCTCACGGACCCCACCCGCCCGGGATATCGCAAAATTCTCGCGTTCTTCCTGGTCGACCCGTCGGAACAGATCGTCTCGACATCCGATGTGCCACCGCAACAACCATGGTCCGACACCTCGACCATGACGCTGGAACAGGCCAAGAACTACCGCGAACAACTCATGCAGGAACGCAAGTTCTTCGTCAACGAACACAACGAGCAGCTCTACGAACGAGAGTTCTCCCTCTGCGAGCACTGA
- a CDS encoding collagenase: MSRLLAVSLAVSALIAGLLAAPGFAAAGPKTATTAAPAATAVTNPGPRALSPLGANTGASDRADVQRGRLAAAHVRPLSPQLPQTSSKHAAAASCTPADFGSRTGSELVAYIQASTTDCINTLFATTGTDARNVFREAQMVTVAHAFRDASQTYPGDNSTQVWQLVLFLRAGYYVQYNDSADVGDYGTTLATATECGLDAFTGNSHFMDVSSEHGDVLGDVIVLTDSANEQARYLDTYKRVLNAYDSSYDAYWSMDTAVNDVFTPLFRGHFNPAFISAVTADPSIVDTLNSFALNHVSMLSGTWYFMASNAGTETARFLDTDGLQDKVRPMVKGLLEASSITGPTAPLWVGAAEMTSAHDAAQCSYYDTCDLTSKLTAAALPTTYKCDDGHTFLAQSLTDSALAEACKSVQGQDAYFHGIVKDSGPVADDVNTNIQIVVFASPRDYQTYSGWIFGNSTNNGGEYLEGNPADPTNQARFLAYVKSVGDGFPADIWNLNHEYTHYLDGRYDTYGDFSAGQTVPDIWWIEGLAEYVSYSYRGVPDTEALSDAGKHTYALSTLWQSTYANSDLTRTYPWGYLAVRYMIENHPDDVQAMLTKFRTGDYAGAYAVYNTDIGTRYDADFAVWLDTCAAGACPFPSPVTPRPDKAAGCHACRTFHSRHSSEAV, encoded by the coding sequence ATGTCCAGACTCCTGGCCGTCAGCCTGGCGGTCAGCGCCCTGATAGCCGGCCTGCTGGCCGCGCCGGGCTTCGCAGCAGCCGGACCGAAGACCGCCACAACGGCTGCTCCCGCGGCCACCGCAGTGACCAATCCCGGGCCGCGCGCGTTGTCGCCGCTCGGCGCGAACACCGGTGCGTCCGATCGAGCAGACGTCCAGCGCGGGCGACTGGCCGCCGCCCATGTCCGGCCGCTCAGCCCACAGTTGCCGCAAACCTCCTCGAAACATGCGGCAGCCGCATCGTGCACCCCGGCCGACTTCGGCAGCCGTACCGGATCCGAACTGGTCGCGTACATCCAGGCCTCGACCACCGACTGCATCAATACGCTGTTCGCCACCACCGGCACGGACGCCCGCAACGTTTTCCGCGAGGCGCAGATGGTGACCGTCGCCCATGCCTTCCGGGACGCGTCGCAGACCTACCCCGGCGACAACTCCACCCAGGTGTGGCAGCTCGTGCTGTTCCTGCGCGCCGGCTACTACGTGCAGTACAACGACTCGGCCGACGTCGGCGACTACGGCACGACCCTGGCCACGGCCACCGAATGCGGACTGGACGCGTTCACCGGCAACTCCCACTTCATGGACGTCAGTTCGGAGCACGGCGACGTCCTGGGCGACGTCATCGTCCTGACGGACAGCGCCAACGAGCAGGCTCGCTACCTGGACACGTACAAGCGAGTGCTGAACGCCTACGACAGCTCCTACGACGCCTACTGGAGCATGGACACGGCCGTCAACGACGTCTTCACCCCGCTCTTCCGAGGCCACTTCAACCCCGCGTTCATCAGCGCAGTCACCGCCGACCCGAGCATCGTCGACACGCTGAACTCCTTCGCCCTGAACCACGTGTCGATGCTGAGCGGGACCTGGTACTTCATGGCCTCCAACGCCGGAACCGAGACGGCGCGCTTCCTCGACACGGACGGGCTCCAGGACAAGGTGCGGCCGATGGTGAAGGGCCTGCTCGAAGCCTCCTCGATCACCGGCCCGACCGCTCCGCTGTGGGTCGGCGCCGCCGAGATGACCTCCGCGCACGACGCGGCCCAGTGCTCGTACTACGACACCTGCGACCTGACGTCCAAGCTCACCGCGGCGGCACTCCCCACCACCTACAAGTGCGATGACGGGCACACTTTCCTGGCCCAGTCCCTGACCGACTCGGCGCTCGCCGAGGCCTGCAAGAGTGTGCAGGGACAGGACGCCTACTTCCACGGCATCGTCAAGGACAGCGGCCCGGTCGCCGACGACGTCAACACGAACATCCAGATCGTCGTCTTCGCGAGCCCCAGGGACTACCAGACGTACTCCGGCTGGATCTTCGGCAACAGCACCAACAACGGCGGTGAATACCTGGAGGGCAACCCCGCCGACCCCACCAACCAGGCCCGCTTCCTCGCGTACGTGAAGAGCGTGGGCGACGGCTTCCCGGCGGACATCTGGAACCTGAACCACGAGTACACCCACTACCTCGACGGCCGCTACGACACGTACGGCGACTTCTCCGCGGGCCAGACGGTCCCGGACATCTGGTGGATCGAGGGCCTCGCCGAGTACGTCTCGTACAGTTACCGGGGCGTGCCCGACACCGAGGCGCTCTCCGATGCCGGGAAGCACACCTACGCCCTGAGCACCCTGTGGCAGAGCACGTACGCCAACTCCGACCTGACCCGCACGTACCCGTGGGGCTACCTGGCCGTCCGCTACATGATCGAGAACCATCCGGATGATGTGCAGGCCATGCTCACCAAGTTCCGCACCGGCGACTACGCCGGAGCCTATGCCGTCTACAACACCGACATCGGCACCCGCTACGACGCGGACTTCGCCGTCTGGCTCGACACCTGCGCGGCCGGCGCCTGCCCTTTCCCTTCCCCTGTCACCCCGCGGCCGGACAAGGCGGCGGGGTGTCACGCATGCCGGACGTTCCACTCGCGCCACTCCTCCGAGGCGGTCTGA
- a CDS encoding LysR family transcriptional regulator has product MDLELRHLRTLCAIADAGSLGRAAALLKYSQPAMSTQLRRIERLFGEDLFVRTASGVEPTQYGLEVLTQARDILARADAIRRRPAGDGVGAPRVLRLAATNSPVLSGMVVRIRTRRPDLTFTVSSVYPSSEIVEHLEKGELDAAIAADYPGMELRHSEAVAHREIVNEPAFVALPAGHRLKHRMEVPLAELADEAWFLTPDDGAGWPGVFYAACAAAGFRPAAVHEYLGDRLQLQDMIAEGLGVSIVQATTRPNQGVIVKPLTGTPLWTRYLLAWRRDHVTDDITETLFSSAHASYRDLITRSAHFQAWAAQTFHLPRP; this is encoded by the coding sequence ATGGACCTGGAGCTTCGGCATCTACGGACCTTGTGTGCGATCGCCGACGCCGGGAGTCTGGGGCGGGCCGCGGCACTCCTGAAGTACTCGCAGCCGGCCATGAGCACCCAACTGCGGCGGATCGAGCGGCTCTTCGGTGAGGACCTGTTCGTGCGTACGGCGTCGGGAGTCGAGCCGACGCAGTATGGCCTGGAGGTCCTGACGCAGGCGCGCGACATTCTGGCCCGTGCGGATGCCATCAGGCGCCGTCCGGCGGGGGACGGCGTCGGGGCACCCCGGGTGCTGCGCCTTGCGGCGACCAACTCGCCCGTCCTGTCCGGCATGGTCGTCCGCATACGCACCCGGAGGCCTGATCTCACGTTCACGGTGAGCAGCGTCTACCCGTCGTCGGAGATTGTGGAGCACTTGGAGAAGGGCGAGCTGGACGCCGCGATCGCCGCGGACTACCCCGGAATGGAGTTGCGCCACTCCGAGGCCGTGGCGCATCGCGAGATCGTCAACGAACCCGCATTCGTGGCCTTGCCCGCCGGTCACCGGCTCAAGCACCGCATGGAAGTTCCCCTCGCCGAACTGGCCGACGAGGCCTGGTTCCTGACCCCCGACGACGGTGCCGGCTGGCCGGGCGTGTTCTACGCGGCCTGTGCGGCCGCCGGGTTCAGGCCCGCGGCCGTCCATGAGTACCTCGGTGACCGCCTCCAGCTCCAGGACATGATCGCCGAGGGACTCGGCGTCTCCATCGTCCAGGCCACCACCCGGCCGAACCAGGGCGTGATCGTCAAACCGCTGACCGGCACGCCGCTGTGGACCCGCTATCTGCTCGCCTGGCGCCGCGACCACGTCACCGACGACATCACGGAGACACTGTTCAGCTCGGCGCACGCGTCTTACCGCGACCTCATCACGCGGTCGGCGCACTTCCAGGCGTGGGCCGCGCAGACATTCCATCTGCCGCGCCCCTAG
- a CDS encoding alpha/beta fold hydrolase has protein sequence MSEIVVVRDGSGPEVLLVHGGAGPRTTWGPVAPLADRWTLAYVHRRGYPPSPPPQERQDFAVDALDLAPLLVGRPHVVAHSYGVLGTLIAAAAAPGSVRSLTLIEPPLNYLVPDDPEVARLERLGDTVLAHGMDTAPTELREFLQLTGAPIEDGPLPEGVVAGVRRAHGGRPTSEARPQLDAIRNAGIPVLVTSGDHATAFERICDALADALSGERSVHPGAGHFVAAAPGFAERLETFLCKNVA, from the coding sequence GTGAGCGAGATCGTGGTGGTACGAGATGGCTCTGGGCCGGAGGTCCTGCTTGTGCATGGCGGTGCAGGCCCGCGGACGACGTGGGGCCCTGTCGCTCCGTTGGCCGACCGGTGGACGCTGGCATACGTCCATCGCCGTGGCTATCCGCCGAGCCCACCACCGCAGGAGCGTCAGGACTTCGCGGTGGACGCCCTGGATCTGGCACCGCTGCTCGTCGGCCGCCCGCACGTTGTCGCCCACTCCTACGGCGTCCTCGGGACGTTGATCGCAGCCGCTGCCGCGCCGGGCAGCGTGCGCTCACTCACTCTGATCGAGCCGCCGCTCAACTACCTTGTCCCCGACGATCCCGAGGTGGCACGGCTCGAGCGCCTCGGCGATACGGTCCTCGCCCACGGAATGGATACGGCCCCGACCGAACTGCGCGAGTTCCTTCAACTCACGGGTGCGCCCATCGAAGACGGCCCGCTCCCGGAGGGCGTGGTCGCCGGCGTTCGACGGGCGCACGGTGGCCGGCCGACCAGCGAGGCGCGCCCACAGCTCGACGCGATCCGTAATGCTGGCATCCCGGTGCTCGTCACGTCCGGAGACCACGCGACCGCGTTCGAGCGGATCTGCGACGCCCTGGCGGATGCGCTCAGCGGCGAGCGCAGCGTGCATCCGGGCGCAGGTCACTTCGTCGCCGCAGCACCGGGCTTCGCCGAACGGCTTGAGACCTTCCTGTGCAAGAACGTCGCGTGA
- a CDS encoding aminopeptidase P family protein, producing MTMKKPLHTGSHDLPVSPALAEFLLGNWESSPRPAPPAQSIAPWAAKRRDRLSARFPGERLVVPSGVLKVRSNDCDYRFRPHTAFSYLTGGTEPDSVLILEPTASGHESVLHVRPRSPRDTGEFYRDRRYGEIWVGRRATLDEASSLLGVATQGLDDVPARLSGARPTRLLRGVDPEIDALVDGTGREEADLEFASFLSEMRLVKDEWEVEQLQIAVDATAAGFTDVVRALPEAVRHPRGERWVEGVFGLRARLEGNGLGYETIAAAGAHACVLHWIANDGPVHRGDLLLLDAGVESDTLYTADITRTLPVSGTFTAAQRDLYDLVLAAQDAGIAAVRPGARFRDFHLAAMRVIAEGLHSWGLLPVTPDEALEPGSGLFRRYTWCSSGHMLGMDVHDCAAARAEQYLDGVLEAGHVLTVEPGLYLQPDDLTLPPELRGVGVRIEDDLVVTEDGARLMSSALPRTASAIETWMGELLA from the coding sequence ATGACGATGAAGAAGCCGCTCCACACCGGTTCGCACGACCTTCCGGTCTCCCCGGCGCTCGCCGAGTTCCTCCTGGGGAACTGGGAGTCTTCGCCGCGACCCGCCCCGCCCGCGCAGTCGATCGCACCGTGGGCGGCCAAGCGGCGCGACCGGCTGTCCGCGCGCTTCCCCGGCGAACGGCTCGTCGTTCCCTCAGGCGTCCTCAAGGTGCGCAGCAACGACTGCGACTACCGGTTCCGGCCGCACACCGCGTTCTCGTACCTGACCGGCGGAACCGAGCCGGACAGCGTCCTGATCCTCGAACCGACCGCCTCCGGTCACGAATCAGTGCTGCACGTCCGCCCGCGATCCCCGCGCGACACCGGAGAGTTCTACCGCGACCGCCGCTACGGCGAGATCTGGGTCGGCCGCCGCGCCACCCTCGACGAGGCCTCTTCGCTGCTCGGCGTGGCGACCCAGGGCCTCGACGACGTGCCCGCCCGGCTGAGCGGCGCGCGGCCGACCCGCCTGCTGCGCGGTGTCGATCCGGAGATCGACGCGCTCGTCGACGGCACAGGCCGCGAGGAGGCCGACCTCGAATTCGCCTCGTTCCTGTCCGAGATGCGCCTGGTCAAGGACGAGTGGGAGGTCGAGCAGCTGCAGATCGCGGTGGACGCCACGGCGGCCGGATTCACCGACGTCGTGCGCGCACTTCCCGAGGCCGTCCGCCATCCGCGCGGCGAACGCTGGGTCGAGGGCGTCTTCGGCCTGCGCGCCCGCCTCGAGGGCAACGGCCTCGGCTACGAGACAATCGCCGCCGCCGGAGCGCACGCGTGCGTACTGCACTGGATCGCCAACGACGGTCCGGTCCATCGCGGTGACCTGCTCCTGCTCGACGCCGGCGTCGAGTCGGACACGCTCTACACCGCCGACATCACGCGCACCCTTCCGGTGAGCGGCACCTTCACCGCCGCGCAGCGCGACCTCTACGACCTCGTGCTCGCGGCGCAGGACGCCGGTATCGCGGCGGTCCGGCCGGGCGCGCGCTTTCGTGACTTCCACCTCGCTGCGATGCGGGTCATCGCGGAGGGGCTGCACTCCTGGGGCCTGCTCCCGGTGACACCGGACGAGGCCCTTGAGCCCGGGAGCGGTCTGTTCCGCCGCTACACGTGGTGCAGCAGCGGCCACATGCTGGGCATGGACGTCCACGACTGCGCCGCGGCCCGTGCCGAGCAGTACCTGGACGGCGTCCTGGAGGCGGGCCACGTCCTGACCGTCGAGCCGGGCCTGTACCTCCAGCCGGACGACCTGACGCTGCCGCCGGAGCTGCGCGGCGTCGGCGTGCGCATCGAGGACGATCTGGTCGTCACGGAGGACGGCGCCCGCCTCATGTCGTCGGCGCTGCCGCGCACCGCGTCGGCGATCGAGACGTGGATGGGCGAGCTGCTGGCCTGA
- a CDS encoding SDR family oxidoreductase — translation MKITGNTVLITGGTSGIGLGLALRLHEAGNKVIVAGRRKELLDEITAEHPGIDALVLDVADPDSIARARETVAASHPGLNVLVNNAGIMLRENLLDPADLQVAEDHVTVNLLGTIRMTYAFLPLLAGKDDAVVMNVTSALAFVPFPITPTYSATKAALHSFSESLRIQLAGADAGVQVIEVVPPGVRTTLLGQQDNDQSMPLDDFLAETLDLLREKPDAKELVVERARFIRDAVATGSYDDVLAMIVSS, via the coding sequence ATGAAGATCACCGGCAACACGGTCCTGATCACCGGCGGAACCTCGGGCATCGGCCTCGGTCTTGCCCTGCGCCTGCACGAAGCCGGCAACAAGGTGATCGTCGCCGGCCGCCGCAAGGAACTCCTCGACGAGATCACGGCTGAGCATCCGGGCATCGACGCGCTCGTCCTCGATGTCGCGGACCCCGACTCGATCGCCCGGGCCCGCGAGACCGTGGCGGCGAGCCACCCGGGGCTGAACGTCCTGGTCAACAACGCCGGCATCATGCTGCGGGAGAACCTCCTCGACCCGGCCGACCTCCAGGTCGCCGAGGACCACGTCACGGTCAACCTGCTCGGCACGATCCGGATGACGTATGCCTTCCTGCCCCTGCTCGCGGGCAAGGACGACGCGGTCGTCATGAACGTCACCTCCGCGCTGGCGTTCGTACCGTTCCCGATCACCCCGACCTACAGCGCGACCAAGGCCGCGCTGCACTCCTTCTCCGAGAGCCTGCGCATCCAGCTCGCCGGTGCCGACGCCGGCGTCCAGGTGATCGAGGTGGTCCCGCCGGGCGTGCGCACGACCCTGCTGGGCCAACAGGACAACGACCAATCCATGCCGTTGGACGACTTCCTCGCCGAGACCCTCGACCTGCTGCGCGAGAAGCCCGACGCGAAGGAACTTGTCGTCGAGCGCGCCAGGTTCATACGCGACGCGGTGGCCACCGGCTCCTACGACGATGTCCTCGCCATGATCGTCAGCAGCTGA
- a CDS encoding helix-turn-helix transcriptional regulator: MDKKELAEFLRYRRETLRPRDVGLVEGARRRTQGLRREEVAQLAGMSTDYYARLEQQRAPQPSVQITTALARALRLTLDERDHLFVLIGHNAPARFHRSEHVSPTLMRVLDRLDDSPALVQTDLVDTLAMNPLAVALLGDQTRHTGLARSAYYRWFMDPAERLMVPEESRERHGRAQAARLRAALTAGSDTPRAARILAELQEHSPEFVRMWELQEVARSYDGCKTILHPELGRIDVDAQVLFTENHAQTLVVLTTRPGTESHSKLELLSVVGHQQLTP, from the coding sequence ATGGACAAGAAGGAACTGGCGGAATTCCTGCGCTACCGGCGTGAGACGCTGCGGCCTCGCGACGTCGGGCTGGTCGAGGGGGCGCGCAGGCGTACGCAGGGGCTGCGCCGCGAGGAGGTCGCGCAGCTCGCCGGCATGTCCACCGACTACTACGCCCGGCTGGAACAGCAACGTGCTCCGCAGCCCTCGGTCCAGATCACCACGGCTCTCGCCCGGGCGCTGCGGCTGACCCTGGACGAACGCGACCATCTCTTCGTCCTCATCGGCCACAACGCCCCGGCCCGCTTCCACCGCTCCGAGCACGTCAGCCCGACGCTGATGCGGGTCCTGGACCGTCTGGACGACTCGCCGGCCCTGGTGCAGACCGATCTGGTCGACACCCTCGCGATGAACCCCTTGGCCGTCGCGCTGCTCGGCGACCAGACCCGCCACACCGGTCTGGCCCGCAGCGCCTACTACCGCTGGTTCATGGACCCGGCCGAACGTCTGATGGTTCCCGAGGAGAGCCGCGAGCGCCACGGCCGCGCCCAGGCAGCCCGCCTGCGGGCGGCGCTCACAGCCGGCAGCGACACCCCACGAGCCGCCCGGATCCTCGCCGAACTCCAGGAGCACAGCCCTGAGTTCGTCCGCATGTGGGAACTTCAGGAGGTAGCCCGAAGCTACGACGGCTGCAAGACCATCCTCCATCCCGAACTCGGCCGCATCGACGTCGACGCCCAGGTCCTGTTCACCGAGAACCACGCCCAGACTCTGGTGGTCCTGACCACTCGCCCCGGCACGGAGAGCCACAGCAAGCTGGAACTGCTCTCCGTCGTCGGGCACCAGCAGCTCACCCCCTGA